From the genome of Gilliamella sp. wkB7, one region includes:
- a CDS encoding DUF6708 domain-containing protein has protein sequence MVILAKVIIWPADYPVRFNRKTGKVYVYEPMLSKRLYYFPLREIRKLYKPVIKVYDWQSIEGMVTRNGFFLQQEIFAAVIDRQTDTLIDYFSLWDNANYVHKSEWRWLLCYMNGMEGMNYKGKIGGRFWLGRLFNCFAPEFNWPEGIDKASRAESLEELAKIEQEYDLVGKSFPYEQP, from the coding sequence TTGGTAATATTAGCAAAAGTTATTATTTGGCCAGCCGATTACCCGGTACGTTTTAACCGTAAAACCGGCAAAGTCTATGTGTACGAGCCAATGTTAAGTAAACGACTTTATTATTTTCCTTTAAGGGAGATAAGAAAGCTTTATAAACCTGTTATAAAAGTCTATGACTGGCAATCAATTGAAGGAATGGTAACGCGTAACGGCTTTTTTTTGCAGCAGGAGATTTTTGCGGCAGTGATCGACCGACAAACCGATACCCTGATAGATTACTTTAGTTTATGGGATAATGCCAATTACGTCCATAAAAGCGAATGGCGCTGGTTATTGTGTTATATGAATGGTATGGAGGGAATGAATTATAAAGGCAAAATCGGGGGCCGTTTTTGGCTGGGTCGATTATTTAACTGCTTTGCGCCTGAGTTTAACTGGCCAGAGGGTATTGATAAAGCCTCACGAGCTGAATCACTTGAAGAGCTTGCCAAAATAGAGCAGGAGTATGATTTAGTCGGCAAATCTTTCCCTTACGAACAACCCTAG
- a CDS encoding DUF6708 domain-containing protein: MAEFKLGYKHYPKDLAKFKPIDKDDDLTNLRFGNNTFIEIGRTSSQFARTLEMIVKLTGCGGFIFALYAGIQLFLDINPYSIYSDVAFSLGVIIFSLLALFLFLMQLAKVIIWPTDYPVRFNRKTGKVYVYEPMLSKRLYYFPLREIRKLYKPVIKVYDWQSIDGMVTRNGFFLQQEIFAAVIDRQTDTLIDYFSLWDNANYVHKSEWRWLLCYMNGMEGMNYKGKIRGRFWLGRLFNCFAPEFNWPEGIDKASRAESLEELAKIEQEYDLVGKSFPYEQP; the protein is encoded by the coding sequence ATGGCAGAATTTAAATTGGGGTATAAACATTATCCTAAAGACTTAGCAAAATTTAAACCAATAGATAAAGACGATGACTTAACCAATCTTCGTTTTGGCAATAATACCTTTATTGAAATAGGGCGTACCAGTAGCCAATTTGCTCGTACGTTAGAGATGATTGTAAAACTAACTGGATGTGGGGGATTTATTTTCGCTCTTTATGCTGGAATACAGCTTTTTCTCGATATTAATCCTTATTCTATATATAGTGATGTAGCCTTTTCTTTGGGTGTGATTATCTTTTCTTTACTTGCATTATTTTTATTTCTAATGCAATTAGCAAAAGTTATTATTTGGCCTACCGACTACCCGGTACGTTTTAACCGTAAAACCGGTAAAGTCTATGTATATGAACCAATGCTAAGTAAACGACTTTATTATTTTCCCTTAAGGGAGATAAGAAAGCTTTATAAACCTGTTATAAAAGTCTATGACTGGCAATCAATTGACGGAATGGTAACGCGTAACGGCTTTTTTTTGCAGCAGGAGATTTTTGCGGCAGTGATCGACCGACAAACCGATACCCTAATAGATTACTTTAGTTTATGGGATAACGCCAACTATGTCCATAAAAGCGAATGGCGCTGGTTATTGTGTTATATGAATGGTATGGAAGGGATGAATTACAAAGGCAAAATCAGGGGGCGCTTTTGGCTGGGGCGATTATTTAACTGCTTTGCGCCTGAATTTAACTGGCCAGAGGGTATTGATAAAGCCTCACGGGCAGAATCCCTTGAAGAGCTTGCCAAAATAGAGCAGGAGTATGACTTAGTCGGCAAATCTTTCCCTTACGAACAACCCTAG
- a CDS encoding DUF6708 domain-containing protein, with the protein MAEFKLGYKHYPKDLAKFKPVDKDDDLTNLRFGNDTFIEIGRTSNQFDRTLYMIGRLTGCVAFLYALYAGIWFFLNISPYSIYSDLAISLGLIIVSLLALFLCLIQLAKVIIWPADYPVRFNRKTGKVYVYEPMLSKRLYYFPLREIRKLYKPVIKVYDWQSIDGMVTRNGFFLQQEIFAAVIDRQTDTLMDYFSLWDNANYIDKSEWRWLLCYMNGMEGMNYKGKIRGRFWLGRLFNYFAPEFNWPEGIDKASRAESLEELAKIEQEYDLVGKSFPYEQP; encoded by the coding sequence ATGGCAGAATTTAAATTGGGGTATAAACATTATCCTAAAGACTTAGCAAAATTTAAACCAGTAGATAAAGACGATGACTTAACCAATCTTCGTTTTGGCAATGATACATTTATTGAAATAGGCCGCACCAGTAACCAATTTGATCGTACTCTATATATGATTGGAAGGTTAACTGGATGTGTGGCGTTTCTTTATGCCCTTTATGCTGGAATATGGTTTTTTCTCAATATTAGTCCTTATTCTATATATAGCGATTTAGCCATTTCTTTAGGATTAATTATTGTTTCTTTGCTTGCATTATTTTTATGTCTAATACAATTAGCAAAAGTTATTATTTGGCCAGCCGACTACCCGGTACGTTTTAACCGTAAAACCGGCAAAGTTTATGTGTACGAGCCAATGTTAAGTAAACGACTTTATTATTTTCCCTTAAGGGAAATAAGAAAGCTTTATAAACCTGTTATAAAAGTCTATGACTGGCAATCAATTGACGGAATGGTAACGCGTAACGGCTTTTTTTTGCAGCAGGAGATTTTTGCGGCAGTGATCGACCGACAAACCGATACCTTGATGGATTACTTTAGCTTATGGGATAACGCCAATTATATCGATAAAAGCGAATGGCGCTGGTTACTGTGTTATATGAATGGTATGGAGGGGATGAATTATAAAGGCAAAATCAGGGGGCGCTTTTGGCTGGGTCGATTATTTAACTACTTTGCGCCTGAATTTAACTGGCCAGAGGGTATTGATAAAGCCTCACGAGCTGAATCCCTTGAAGAGCTTGCCAAAATAGAGCAGGAGTATGACTTAGTCGGCAAATCTTTCCCTTATGAACAACCCTAG